The following nucleotide sequence is from Schistocerca serialis cubense isolate TAMUIC-IGC-003099 chromosome 4, iqSchSeri2.2, whole genome shotgun sequence.
CCAATAACTGAAATGGTGAAACAAGATTTCATCAGACAtatcttactaactgaaatttaaataCATACATTAAAAACCATTACATTAATCATGCACAAGATATAAATGGCAATAGGAACTATAGTTTCAATGTTCAGTTTGTTGAAACAAGTAATATTCAAGTTTGTGTCTCAATCTTTAGATGCTATGATTAACCCTTCCACATTGTCACCAAACAGAAAGTTGTTACGCACCTCAAGTACAAAAAGGATCAAAAACCCAGAAATGATGAAGGCAAGGATATTCTCTAACTCTACTCAATTTTTGATCAAAATTATCAAAAAACACCACTAAAAATTTATGAATCATTACATATTTCACACATTACAAGAATTACTGTTATGAAAGGCCTTAACCCCATTATTAGCAGCATGATCGCACATCAGACAGGAGAGGTACCAACAGGCAATAACTTTGAGGAAACTATGCCAAACCTGTTTCTGATAGGGACGCAACAGTTTACCATTACGCTAATTCAACTAGTTTATACAATTACAAAAAGTAAACTAACATTACCTTTGAAGAGGATGGCTCATCACTTTTGAAAAAAGTACCTACACTTCGCTGCCAACCAGGTATTGGTTGTTTCGTTATTGGAGGAAGTCTACCACTGCCACTTTTTGAACCTGGAACAAAAAAGGGAGTACTACCTAGAGCAACAAAAATGTTCAACACTTGCAATTCACACAACTGCAGTCTAGCATATCCAATAACTGATTACATAAGGAACTTAAATTGGGCAACAGAGCACTAAACCAAATATAACCATCAGAAATCTATCCCGTGGAAAGGTGAAAGAAAGCGTTAGCATATCTCACTAATATCAGAATACAAATCAACAAGTGCACGAGAATTGTACCCTTGCAGGTTGGTAGTTGTATTGCGTTGtcaagtcatcagtcatctgatgaATGCCTCAGTTAAATTCATGTTCTGTTGACCATTTTGCGTGATAAATCTTAATGACGTGGAACGACTCATTTTAAATTCacatcagtcactgaaaaatataaATGGGAACACTATTTTCATGCTCTTTTTTATACTGAGAGCATCATACAAGAATTAACAAAAGCTAGATCCACAATTGTATGGAATCAAGTACACTGAATATTTAACTCAAAATATCTAGAAGCGGTGTATGTTTCGTGTTCGAGTCAAACATAATCAACATGGAAATTTACTCAAAAGTCACAACACTGCAACCACCTTCAATTGCAAGAACTGCCACAAATACAATAACGATTCTTTAAAGAAATCCCTACAAATTAAGTTCCGAAAAAAGACGATGCGATCAGTAGTTATAACTACAACCCATTGTTGAATCCCACAGATTAGTAGCTGtctagtccgccccggtagctgagtggtcagcgtgacagactgtcaatcctaaggacccgggttcgattcccggctgggtcggagatttactccgctcagggactgggtgttgtattgtcctaatcatcatcatttcatcccatcgacgcgcaggtggccgaagtggcgtcaaatcgaaagacctgcaccaggcgaacggtctacccgacgggaggccctagccacacgacatttccattttttagtagctgtctaaAAAAAACTCGTGAAGCACTTACCTTTGCTTTTACTTTTCTTTGCAGGCGCTGGTGCCGGCGCTACCTTCCTCGGCGCCTTAGCAGCAACAGCTGTAAGAGCAACGAAACAAATATCAAAAACAGTGCGAAAATGCATGTTCCGAGATGTAAATTTCACTGTGAAGAAAACGGGAACATCCTTAACGCTCCTTCAACATCCACATAAATGTTAGTCAATATCTACACAATTAAATAAAGGAGAATTTTATATTAACGTAATGACTTGTAACGGGGAACGAAAATCCAGCTTGGGCATCACGAGCGACTCCGTGTCACTTGACTGTCAAAACTTAAACTCCTGAATGAATTACACTTCAGCCCTTAGGTTTTATCCACATTAATTTCATAGAAAGAGAATACCAACCTTTGCTCGCTGCGTTCGAGGCTCGCGTTCGGACCATTTTGCAGTTCTGCGCTTGAATCAACAAGAAGGCTGACACCTGATGCTTAACTTTTCCCGCAAAATATAGAGCAAAGTTACTATACCTCAACAGTACCAGCCAGAGATCACAGGTAACAACTTTAGAAGTTAATGATACCAACCTTCGGCCATAGCTGGCAAAACAGAAGAATCAATATTGGaaaggtatttttttatttccttataaTGCTAACAGTTTTTTGATTTGAGCATTGAATGTAAATGTTAAGTgctgaaatggaaatttatttgtgACTTCATAGATTTAAAGCTCCTCTTGGTCCCCATAAATACCCTACGTAAACAGAACAGTGTTCGTATTGGCGCGATCATTGAGTAATGATTCTTCTGCACGGTGGTAAAAAGTTTGGCTACAAAATTAAATGCCATACCATTAAGGTAACTGTATATTTACAGAACCTGTGACTTTTGTCAGAACTTTGACCAACTCTAAAAATAAAAGACAAAGCTGAACTGCTGAGACAAAAACCTTattttccgatataatttcagccCATTGCAGACAACACAAAACATTAGAAGAAGTGCTATTCGGAATGCAATACATGTATTTCAGCATCGTCAGTTGCCAGATATCGTCATTTTACTTGCAATTTAATGCgacataaattattattattattattttcgattgttcccaattaagagagcgtttgaacttgaattcctttatgatgattgtttttttttctgagcccaaattttcttcatgtgttcactgtgttgtttctttcgctccgctgtccatttgcatcctggtctcttctgtgttgtggtgtcaaatttatgtttttgattATGTTCCTGAATTCTGTTccattttctgcatcgtttactgttatgtgtgcttgtctgaggtcctcttcagcttcttttatccattttgtt
It contains:
- the LOC126474900 gene encoding PCNA-associated factor-like; amino-acid sequence: MVRTRASNAASKAVAAKAPRKVAPAPAPAKKSKSKGSKSGSGRLPPITKQPIPGWQRSVGTFFKSDEPSSSKDLDPATEEMMDENTANGSEHSEEETDGAEERSQAENEEEEAENGKDEEKEAENGKDDEEDD